A single Eleginops maclovinus isolate JMC-PN-2008 ecotype Puerto Natales chromosome 5, JC_Emac_rtc_rv5, whole genome shotgun sequence DNA region contains:
- the smim18 gene encoding small integral membrane protein 18, with protein MTNITTTIHPGYLPGQPEAALLSRVSLQVQEVYPFHDGWNVACFIILLLFILTVVSLAALAVLYELLDCGCCVKGKTHHQLQEEGPGSCGKLMTSICKEPESCTEVV; from the coding sequence ATGACCAACATCACTACCACCATACACCCAGGCTATCTCCCGGGGCAGCCAGAGGCGGCGCTTCTCTCCCGTGTGTCATTGCAGGTCCAGGAGGTCTACCCTTTCCATGATGGCTGGAATGTGGCTTGCTTTATCATCCTTCTGCTCTTCATCCTCACCGTTGTATCTCTGGCTGCTTTGGCTGTGCTCTATGAGCTACTGGACTGTGGGTGCTGTGTCAAAGGGAAGACACACCACCAGCTACAGGAGGAGGGGCCGGGAAGCTGCGGCAAGCTCATGACCAGCATCTGCAAGGAGCCAGAATCCTGCACTGAGGTGGTATAG